Genomic segment of Hydra vulgaris chromosome 08, alternate assembly HydraT2T_AEP:
TGAGCATCTTTTTGTAGGCTTTTATCATGACTTAAATAAAACGAAGAATGtgttaaaatacatatattcttcaatgaacaaaaaatttagcttatattttaacataataacaCATTAAAACATTCACTTTTTGTACAATTTAGAAATACAGACTCTGTAGCTCTAACGACATTAGAcgttacattatttttattaactattttgaaGTGCTTATACAATTCAATGGTCTGGGTAATAttcactgtttttttaaaacctctggatttaaaaaaaatatttttttctgtgttttgTCCCAGAACACCGCGGAAGTTCGCGTCTTCTTCCTTACTAACGGCGCGAAATATTCCTAGAGCTATTTCGAACCTCGGGATCTCGTGCTTCttaagcaagcgctctaaccactgcttaattttttatttatatatggtaaaatatgtttattattattttttattatttattgttatttattattgtttattatacatatatatatatatatatatatatatatatatatatatatatatatatatatatatatatatatatatatatatatatatatatatatatatatatatatatatatatatatatatatatatatatatatatatatatatatatatatagaacccTTAGATGTTGTCCGAAAGTTTTTTCgatattttgttgacaaaaagtaaaaattaaaatgcaagaccggaattttttttttttaataatgatagactgcctgccccaaccaaaccctcagtcgatgtagcagcactcccttgcgggtcaggctatttgtcagtcgatgtagcagcactcccttgcgagtcaggctatttgtcagtcgatgtagcagcactcccttgcgagtcaggctatttgtcagtcgatgtagcagcactcccttgcgagtcaggctataagatagtcgatgtagcaacactccgcgcatgatttacagtaaaaaaaataaaaataaaaacattttattaaaaaaaataaaaataaaaacattttattaaaaaaaataaaaataaaaacattgtttatattgttaaaaacattcaaaatgttataaaaacattcagaatgtttttaaaaacattctggtCAATTAAATTTgcgtttttgtggtttttttaaaaaacgattaatttgtaattaaattaatggtTTTTACTTTCGTCCAACACGGAAATGTTGGACGAAagtcaaaagtaattaaaagtgaCGTATGTGTTGGCGTAAGAATCACTTTTTTCCTTCCGCTCTTCCTAAAGCCAACAAACTATAGaactatgtatgtatgtatatatatatatatatatatatatatatatatatatagatatggatatagatatatatatatatatatatatatagaacccTTAGATGTTGTCCGAAAGTTTTTTCgatattttgttgacaaaaagtaaaaattaaaatgcaagaccggaatttttttttttttaataatgatagactgcctgccccaaccaaaccctcagtcgatgtagcagcactcccttgcgggtcaggctatttgtcagtcgatgtagcagcactcccttgcgagtcaggctatttgtcagtcgatgtagcagcactcccttgcgagtcaggctataagatagtcgatgtagcaacactccacgcatgatttacagtaaaaaaaataaaaataaaaacattttattaaaaaaaataaaaataaaaacattttattaaaaaaaataaaaataaaaacattgtttatattgttaaaaacattcaaaatgttataaaaacattcagaatgtttttaaaaacattctggtCAATTAAATTTgcgtttttgtggtttttttaaaaaacgattaatttgtaattaaattaatggtTTTTACTTTCGTCCAACACGGAAATGTTGGACGAAagtcaaaagtaattaaaagtgaCGTATGTGTTGGCGTAAGAATCACTTTTTTCCTTCCGCTCTTCCTAAAGCCAACAAACTAtagaactatatatatatatatatatatatatatatatatatatatatatatatatatatatatatatatatatatatatatatatatatatatatatatatatatatagatctatAGTTTGTTGGCTTTGGGAAGAGCGGAAGGAAAAAAGTGATTCTTACGCCAACATATACGtcacttttaattacttttaactttCGTCCAACATTTCCGTGTTGGACGAAAGTAAAAaccattaatttaattacaaattaatcgttttttaaaaaaaccacaaaaacgcAAATTTAATTGaccagaatgttttaaaaacattgtgaatgtttttaacaatataaacaatgtttttattttattttttttaataaaatgtttttatttttattttttttaataaaatgtttttatttttattttttttactgaaaatcatgcgcggagtgttgctacatcgactatcttatagcctgactcgcaagggagtgctgctacatcgactgacaaatagcctgactcgcaagggagtgctgctacatcgactgacaaatagcctgactcgcaagggagtgctgctatatcgactgacaaatagcctgacccgcaagggagtgctgctacatcgactaagggtttggttggggcaggcagtctatcattattaaaaaaaaaaaaattccggtcttgcattttaatttttactttttgtcaacaaaatatcGAAAAAACTTTCGGACAACATCtaagggttgtatatatatatatatatatatatataacctatttCGGGTACCGAAAAACCAAACAGCTAATAACAGCTATGAGCTCAATGCAGATAAAGACTTGATTCATCGTTGCCTTCgtatacgttttttttttgttttgttttttaatgtactGAAAGATCTTTCTGCTGTAGTCACGCCAATCTCCAACTTATTATAAGTGCAGTAATAGTTTTGTTAGGCTCAGGGATCGTCCATAAGTTACGCACCGCTAAGTTTAACAAATGGATAAAATGTTTTTCCTCGCAGAGTctttaaataaaccaaaaataaaaatagccattAAAGACCAGTGAAAATCGCCGCGCAAAGGAGCAAatgtatagaatttttttaaattaacgtaacgttgcgtaatttatggacttACTTTATTAATTCGCACTTTAAACACTTTTATTACCGTATTTACgcgaaacaatttaaaagtcgTTCCtagaataaacaaaattatttttaaatacgaATCATTCcgcaaacaaaaaaacacaacgttcgtttttgtttttattttaatggttttgtCTTTATTACTTTACTTTCctttattgtcttttttaaaatagttttgtctttattataaataattttattatatattaagtactatatgaaatttatttaattgataaattcaaaaaaaaatagcgttcattaaatatgtaaataaataattatttatgtttttcttattgaCATTTTACCCCCGTGCtcaaattatgaaaagaaatttttttgtattaaagatTCTGAAAAACCGCGATGTATATCAATTTTTTCTCGGAAACATCATTAAGTTTCAGATTCAAAGAAATTCTGAAGTAATGGTTTCAACAATTACTTCAACAGCTAAATCCAGTATAATAAATGATTGTTTTCTTGGAAATGTTGTTTTacaaatgaataataaaactaGTTGATGTATTTAGTTTCCTTCAGATGCTATCTCTATGAAAATAATGTTTGAAAAAGTCACGATTTGTATTTATCCACAAGTTAaagatttgggtttaatgaaaaaagaaacgaCTGATATTCTCTCAGTTGAAATCTTTCATAACAACTTGATTGAACTAGAATGCTgtggtttttattattacaaccTAACATTAGAAGAATCACAAAAtgtattaaaagataaaaagccTGGAAGTTATATTATAAGAGATAGCAGTGATAAATCATTTTACTATGTACTCTCTTTaatttcaggaaaaaaaaaagttataaattttcgCATTTACTTTCACGatggaaaatttttatttgatggagCATTGCTGCGTTCTACATCAGTAATCGGTTTAGtaactttatttcaaaagaaCTActcaaaatattcattatataaaccaattttaaagCATGTTCCCTCGTTACTACATTCTTCAAGATTGGTAGTAAATCAGAGTTTACAAGATAAATCAAAGTTGCCAGTCTATATTCAAAGAATTTTGAGCTCATATCcttatgaaatttaatatatatatatatatatatacatatatatatatatatatatatatatatatatatatatatatatatatatatatatatatatatatatatatatatatatatagtattaactATTCATCACTTTTTTTGTATCTCCTTAAACATAACAatggtaattttaaattactgaAAACCATCctgttttatatgtatatatatatatatatatatatatatatatatatatatatatatatatatatatatatatatatatatatatatatatatatatatatgatatgtgttatatgtattataaattatttaaactaaagtttatttttttaattgttttttaagtaaattttatgatatttatttagtaaaattgatttgaaatacagtgaattttttaataattagttgtttttgttttgttattgcaattaattttgattgcttttgtatttctaaatttttttatgtttaataaatgacTTATTGATTATCTTTACCCCTTATCTTTATACATTTTATGCTTAGCAATAATgtattcaaaactaaataatttttaaaaagctaatactaaaaaaagccagaaaaaaaatccaaaccattttttagatatttatttatgtgtatttttactttttaacatatgcttaaaaaagaattatttaatataataatattaccaaaattattttacacatGATTAGAGTTtgaaataataagtaataaaattctAGGTTTAATATTGAGGTAAAGAAGTctaatatatctaatattttagactttttttcactataaatatataacagtcACAAAATACATGATTCGTATACTATCACGTAAAGCAAATCACtgtaatataaaacatttattttctgGCATTCATTATCGCTGCTCAGgccataaaaacaaaaatagggATTAAAAAAACTGTCTCATTATTCCATTCTCACTATTCCATTTAATCACGAGACCATTAAGTCTTTATGAAGTACCTACAAATAATACATAACTGTcataaaaatgttgtcaaatttTCACATCAGTCAGATATTTTGTACCACAGTAATATGTTATAAATGACGATTGTATGTTTTATGTGTCATGATATTTATATGACAGTTGTGTTTCGTGTGTCATAGGTTTTATATTACAATCTTATAACTTTAATGGCTGtgactttttatataataatcatatatttattttgcttaacaTATGacctggtttttatttttataaaacaatgtaGATAATTTACttagctaaaatatttttcataagcttttgtttataaattttttttataaaagcaaacaaagatctttaatggtaaaaataacattatacataatatgttcacttttaaaacactctttaatatttaatttaaatttgtttgtttgtttacaacttatttatgaaaaaagcatttttataatattttaaaccattggatgaaaaatatttttactagcatTTGCATATGATATTGCATAGCATGCATTAgcatataaagaaaaaaggattattcctttaataatatttatgatttatttttaatagcaaaATTAGTATGGaaaatgaattgtttttttttaaaaagatattgcagGTATAAACTTTGAAAAGGTCATTACTCAATTCCAGATATGGCAAAAATTCCAAAAATCTATGTTTATACTTGCTGGGGACAAAAAAGTCCTAAAATGTAAACacccctgccccaaacgtgagagcaataagttgataaaacgttttttcttttattcttaactaaattaatattcatcgataaaatttaaaataaaaatttttttttttttttcagtttacaatgTTAGTCTTGTTACATAATTCATAAGTCGTAATGCATAAACAAGACGTAATACAACTATATacatttttagtaaagtttttgaATGTTAACCATagaaagaatgaatttttttaacctaattttaaaaacaggaagagTAATAGAaggatcaaaatttggtaatactattttattccaaagatggggtgcacgatatgaatattatttcttaatgtgtatttatttattggttttaaagaaaaaaaggttgctaaaaacaatcaaagataaatcgtttttccatataaaagtaaaacgtaagacattaaatatgttcagtttataaacatctagaatcttcatataatcaaaaaaatgttttgtatgtGAAAAGCGATCCGCATTATTAACTGTGCGggttgcatgtttctgacggcaaTAATGATGTTGTAATTTACATTTATCCGTACTTCCCCAGGCGATAATTGcatgatttatataattgtgtataaatgaataatagagttgggttaagttttttttgtttagataatttcaggctttgtataaaatgccaatatttatgaaacttttGTGCTTACATGATCAATATGATTTCTCTAAGTAATATTGATCATGTAAAGTTTCTTCAAGTAAAATTATGATCatgtaaagtttgaatccccTTCAATTTGAGgaggtttcaaattttttgtggtcataatttttgaacgcctaaagattttagattattttatataattttagattattttaaaaaaattacaatttatcgataaatgttaatttatttaagaataatagaaaaaatattttataaacttgttgctctcacgtttcgGCCAGAGGCATCTAAAATTTTGAGACTTTTTTGTTCCCTGGCTCCAATcatcaaaatcagaaaaactgCTAGGTACCCTGGAAAAAATCGCCGGGTACACAGTTAAAACGTGGTACTCTTCATCGCTCTATTCCAACCGTTTTCCTGGGTACTCGGAATATATAGATGTGCCAAGTACCAGGCTTGGACCCAGAAAAAACCGCCAGAAAACCAGGACTAAGTCGGGTTCCCAGCACATCTttaatagtaacaaaaaatatcaaacattgAAAACCATTGTTATC
This window contains:
- the LOC124817817 gene encoding uncharacterized protein LOC124817817, yielding MKIMFEKVTICIYPQVKDLGLMKKETTDILSVEIFHNNLIELECCGFYYYNLTLEESQNVLKDKKPGSYIIRDSSDKSFYYVLSLISGKKKVINFRIYFHDGKFLFDGALLRSTSVIGLVTLFQKNYSKYSLYKPILKHVPSLLHSSRLVVNQSLQDKSKLPVYIQRILSSYPYEI